One region of bacterium genomic DNA includes:
- a CDS encoding SPOR domain-containing protein: MKFPTKGLLSETPFIELLKDAAESGLTGMIRLENAPTIKVTYFQKGTISFAASNDKADRLTEVLKRAGKLTPEQVQDAQARLKPNVSLGKTLLELGYISAKDLLWGAHAQVDGIIHELLFWNQGKYQVHESELPQEMIHLNLPVASMVYKGIIKTQNREWILQHIGSPEAVYAVASDFEEQNRTLNLPVTEVVSMLNGQISLHQVAETSNLDTFEICKTVVALEYLDLVRPIMDEPLELTSPAPVGEAPVQVPVEPPAPDSAAQENREDVSPASDVRVESPEPAAEISKPEPAKTETIPPVKEEEEKIPEPEPPAELSSEVQSVFQPILEEPALEGDVPMLSMGQPASPGIRWKRLATILLVATAAALAVFYYVQRNAQSVTSSASPVVRHNPVNSPEPGLAEPPGIPEMPPEGPLRLLRNGRVADAANSWNSTLANAAHGYTIQLVIACQAKTVVDTHRMLNYSNEIIVLPVNYKNQICHRVLFGQFSSKSEARDAVKTLPNIFIEQSSPASVVEISKVIF, encoded by the coding sequence ATGAAGTTTCCCACCAAGGGGCTCTTAAGTGAAACGCCTTTCATAGAGTTACTGAAAGATGCCGCTGAATCCGGATTGACCGGAATGATTCGCCTGGAAAATGCGCCGACCATAAAAGTTACCTACTTTCAAAAAGGGACCATTTCCTTCGCCGCTTCAAATGACAAAGCGGACCGTTTGACTGAAGTGCTGAAACGCGCGGGCAAGCTCACTCCCGAACAAGTCCAGGACGCTCAAGCACGATTGAAACCGAACGTTTCGCTCGGGAAAACATTGTTGGAGCTTGGCTACATCAGCGCAAAAGACCTGTTGTGGGGCGCGCACGCGCAAGTAGACGGAATTATTCATGAACTGCTTTTCTGGAACCAGGGAAAATATCAGGTTCATGAAAGCGAGCTTCCGCAAGAAATGATCCACCTGAACCTGCCGGTAGCTTCTATGGTCTATAAGGGAATCATTAAAACGCAAAATCGTGAATGGATTCTGCAACACATTGGATCGCCGGAGGCTGTTTACGCCGTTGCATCGGATTTTGAGGAGCAGAATCGAACACTGAACTTGCCGGTGACTGAAGTGGTTTCCATGTTAAATGGGCAAATTTCACTGCATCAGGTCGCTGAGACATCTAATTTAGACACGTTTGAAATTTGCAAAACCGTTGTTGCGCTGGAGTACCTTGATCTGGTCAGGCCCATCATGGATGAACCATTAGAGTTGACATCGCCTGCTCCCGTCGGGGAAGCGCCTGTGCAAGTTCCAGTGGAGCCACCGGCGCCCGACTCCGCGGCGCAAGAGAATCGGGAGGATGTTTCTCCGGCTTCCGATGTGAGAGTGGAATCGCCGGAGCCCGCAGCGGAAATCTCCAAGCCTGAGCCTGCAAAAACCGAGACAATTCCTCCCGTAAAAGAAGAGGAAGAAAAGATCCCGGAACCAGAACCACCAGCAGAACTATCCTCCGAAGTGCAATCAGTATTTCAACCGATTCTCGAGGAGCCTGCGCTAGAGGGAGACGTGCCGATGCTAAGCATGGGGCAACCTGCGTCACCCGGAATCCGCTGGAAGAGACTTGCTACTATCTTATTAGTAGCGACGGCTGCTGCCCTTGCTGTGTTTTATTACGTTCAACGAAACGCTCAGAGCGTGACATCTTCGGCTTCACCTGTGGTGCGCCACAATCCGGTGAACTCTCCCGAGCCCGGTTTGGCTGAGCCGCCCGGAATCCCTGAAATGCCACCGGAAGGGCCACTCCGCCTCCTGCGTAATGGCAGGGTTGCCGATGCAGCGAATTCCTGGAATAGCACTCTGGCGAACGCGGCCCATGGTTACACCATCCAGCTGGTGATTGCCTGTCAGGCAAAGACCGTGGTAGACACGCACCGGATGCTGAACTATTCAAACGAAATTATCGTTCTGCCCGTAAACTACAAGAACCAGATTTGCCATCGCGTCCTGTTCGGTCAATTTTCATCCAAGAGCGAAGCACGAGACGCCGTCAAGACCTTGCCGAATATCTTCATCGAGCAAAGCTCTCCAGCAAGTGTTGTAGAGATTTCGAAAGTGATTTTCTGA
- a CDS encoding tetratricopeptide repeat protein, translated as MKFFFFILLLVSFSTVALTADRLHSDEAFDATVVRANELFLNADFDAGISLIRDLEKSRPNSPAVSYFMANGYWWKIFRSYIYDKEAKETPFDKDFDFFLKQTIDRSERLLDKNSRDVTGLFYLGNAYSLKSRVKGLRGSYFSAGRDAGKGKNHLELLLKIQPDQYDAFYNVGVYNYLAGTLPGYAKVLKTLLFLPGGSKEKGLNYLKIASKKSMYFGDEARLILARFYGDFEDRPQEAVQIVEEFHAKYPQNAWYHYWLGTLISDEINDYDRAETIYAEILERCKQGMPSYTSEIKNQAWLKLARVKSRQLYPEEAIEEIKVLIAQKPKQPAWILPRTYLELGSIYDQIGMRKEAKDAYNQVLSLRDYRNYREEALKNRDRDYNQTQANIYRMNLEGRRLAAEGKFQEAEASFQAVLKRYPNNDLTNYYMAELSYLKGSYEQAERQLQRLLRKNPKEPKWLVAGIYVKLGQIYEAKKQAIAARRSYEKALVTKFIASDDRNTAKRGLRQIAQGKS; from the coding sequence TCTCCATTCGGACGAAGCCTTCGATGCCACAGTTGTTCGCGCAAATGAGCTTTTTCTAAATGCGGATTTCGATGCAGGCATCAGCCTGATTCGGGATCTAGAAAAATCAAGACCAAACAGCCCGGCCGTGTCATACTTCATGGCCAACGGCTACTGGTGGAAAATTTTTCGCTCTTATATCTATGACAAAGAAGCGAAAGAAACACCCTTCGACAAAGACTTCGATTTTTTTCTCAAGCAAACGATCGATCGCTCAGAGAGGCTTCTTGACAAGAACAGCCGCGATGTCACGGGGCTGTTCTATCTCGGGAACGCGTACTCACTGAAATCTCGCGTGAAGGGTTTGAGGGGGAGTTACTTCTCGGCAGGCAGAGATGCCGGAAAAGGCAAAAATCATTTAGAATTGCTGCTGAAAATCCAACCCGATCAGTACGATGCATTTTATAACGTGGGTGTTTATAACTATCTGGCCGGGACGCTTCCAGGATACGCCAAGGTTCTGAAAACATTGTTGTTTTTGCCGGGAGGAAGTAAAGAAAAAGGCCTCAATTACCTCAAGATTGCTTCCAAAAAATCGATGTACTTTGGCGATGAAGCCCGGTTGATTCTGGCCCGGTTTTACGGAGACTTCGAAGACCGGCCGCAGGAAGCGGTACAAATCGTTGAGGAATTTCACGCAAAGTATCCCCAAAACGCCTGGTATCACTACTGGCTTGGCACTTTGATTTCCGATGAAATCAATGACTACGACCGGGCAGAAACGATTTATGCTGAAATCCTAGAACGCTGCAAACAAGGAATGCCAAGTTACACTTCTGAAATTAAGAATCAGGCATGGTTAAAACTCGCAAGAGTGAAGAGCCGGCAGCTGTATCCGGAGGAAGCGATCGAGGAGATCAAGGTTTTGATTGCTCAGAAACCGAAACAACCTGCCTGGATTCTCCCGCGTACCTATTTGGAACTCGGGAGTATTTACGATCAAATCGGAATGAGAAAGGAAGCGAAAGACGCATACAATCAAGTGCTTTCTCTGCGTGATTATCGCAATTATCGTGAAGAGGCGCTCAAGAATCGCGATCGAGATTACAACCAGACACAAGCCAACATTTACCGCATGAATTTGGAAGGAAGGAGATTGGCCGCCGAAGGAAAATTCCAGGAGGCCGAAGCCTCTTTTCAAGCTGTTTTAAAGCGGTATCCGAACAACGATCTCACAAATTATTACATGGCTGAATTGTCCTATTTAAAGGGTTCCTACGAACAAGCGGAGCGCCAACTCCAAAGACTTCTAAGAAAGAACCCGAAAGAACCAAAATGGCTGGTTGCTGGAATTTATGTGAAGCTCGGTCAGATCTACGAAGCCAAAAAACAGGCGATCGCGGCTAGACGTTCCTACGAAAAAGCGCTGGTAACAAAATTTATTGCTTCGGATGATCGCAATACTGCAAAGCGAGGATTACGACAGATAGCTCAGGGCAAGAGTTAA